One part of the Tunicatimonas pelagia genome encodes these proteins:
- a CDS encoding carbonic anhydrase → MKKLPFIASIAAAFILFSLAGYAQQTAKITNLLELEEGQYFADRDSAYLDPYYGLKKLIYGNRRFAENKSIKPRQTDADLKNNELGQKPFATIIGCADSRVPNEIIFDQGVGDLFITRTAGQVMAEASYGTIEYSSEVLNTKLIVVLGHESCGAVQAAMQLPENPPGHVVTLINAIKPASLVAKRANVGEEESLNLAIRQNVLEQVNLLRGLEPVLSRSFEKGNLLIVGAVYNLSTGEVEFLEETVTSLPKFAQNQEPAKAEK, encoded by the coding sequence TGGCAGGCTACGCCCAGCAAACCGCTAAAATTACTAATTTACTGGAATTGGAAGAAGGCCAATATTTCGCCGACCGAGATAGTGCCTACCTTGATCCGTACTATGGCTTGAAAAAATTGATCTACGGAAATAGGCGCTTTGCTGAAAATAAGAGTATTAAGCCTCGTCAAACTGATGCTGACCTTAAAAATAACGAACTAGGCCAAAAGCCCTTCGCTACTATTATTGGTTGCGCGGATAGCCGGGTTCCCAACGAAATTATTTTCGATCAAGGGGTTGGAGATTTGTTTATCACTCGTACTGCTGGGCAGGTGATGGCCGAGGCGTCCTACGGAACGATTGAGTACTCTTCTGAGGTGCTAAATACTAAGCTGATTGTGGTACTAGGACACGAATCATGCGGAGCGGTGCAGGCGGCTATGCAGCTCCCAGAAAATCCTCCTGGCCACGTAGTCACGCTTATTAACGCCATTAAACCAGCTTCACTGGTTGCCAAAAGAGCCAATGTAGGGGAAGAGGAATCTCTAAATTTAGCTATCCGACAGAACGTACTAGAACAAGTTAATTTACTAAGAGGGTTAGAACCCGTGCTGAGCCGAAGCTTTGAGAAAGGTAATCTTCTAATTGTTGGGGCGGTTTACAACCTAAGCACCGGTGAAGTAGAATTTCTTGAAGAAACCGTTACCAGCTTACCAAAATTTGCCCAAAACCAAGAACCAGCCAAAGCAGAGAAGTAA